From a region of the Thermomicrobium roseum DSM 5159 genome:
- a CDS encoding SDR family NAD(P)-dependent oxidoreductase, with protein MQRQQRFDLNGMVALVTGAGGGSRGGLGPLIARALAESGSRIAINDRTPERARETVAELRAAGYDAVEAFPADVANSAQVDRLIAQVVERFGQLDILVNKAEAHGSGRRSDQVSDDEWESLLAVNTHAPFYLSRAAVRHMRQRRFGRIIHVSHITASRTSALNGVAYVAAKEALYGLIRHLSIEVAQHGITVNAILPGFIVTPKLLHGWEEERVQRLAETIPIRRAGTPEEVAALVVFLASHEASYITGAAIPIDGAVSVVPGGRTDPASAFA; from the coding sequence ATGCAACGACAGCAGCGTTTCGATCTGAACGGCATGGTCGCACTGGTGACCGGCGCTGGCGGTGGCTCGCGCGGTGGACTCGGCCCGCTCATCGCCCGGGCACTCGCCGAGTCGGGTTCGAGGATCGCGATCAACGATCGGACTCCCGAACGGGCACGAGAGACAGTCGCTGAGCTGCGAGCTGCCGGCTACGATGCAGTCGAGGCATTTCCGGCCGATGTGGCCAACTCGGCTCAGGTCGATCGCTTGATCGCACAGGTCGTCGAGCGTTTCGGCCAACTGGATATTCTGGTCAACAAGGCAGAGGCACATGGCAGCGGTCGCCGCTCGGACCAGGTATCCGATGACGAATGGGAGTCCCTCCTCGCAGTGAACACGCATGCTCCCTTCTATCTCAGTCGAGCGGCAGTGCGGCATATGCGACAGCGCAGGTTCGGTCGCATCATTCATGTGTCGCACATCACAGCCAGCCGCACCAGTGCGCTGAACGGCGTCGCTTATGTTGCAGCCAAAGAAGCGCTGTACGGATTGATACGCCACCTGTCGATCGAAGTCGCGCAACATGGGATCACGGTCAACGCGATCCTCCCCGGCTTCATCGTGACCCCGAAGCTGCTCCACGGATGGGAGGAGGAACGCGTACAACGCCTCGCGGAGACCATACCGATTCGACGAGCCGGGACACCGGAGGAAGTGGCCGCACTCGTCGTGTTCCTGGCGAGCCATGAAGCGAGCTACATCACCGGTGCGGCGATTCCGATCGATGGTGCGGTTTCCGTCGTACCAGGTGGCCGTACCGATCCAGCGTCTGCCTTCGCGTGA
- a CDS encoding UGSC family (seleno)protein, producing the protein MPILVDPTGQTGLVTKAKAPRVRRSLHGARVCLIDNGKKNADLLLRNIGEILQEQHGVAELITYRKQSISVPVDPAAISELRKRCDFAIAAIGDUGSCSAASVADAIRFEEQGIPSAAIITEAFRTTADAMAQAQGMPDYPYAVIPHPVSSLSPEEVRQRAEQVVPELLRLLGVEDAAAEGRHERASDG; encoded by the coding sequence ATGCCAATTCTCGTGGATCCGACAGGACAAACCGGGCTCGTTACCAAGGCGAAGGCCCCACGCGTTCGACGCTCGCTACATGGCGCGCGCGTCTGCCTGATCGATAACGGAAAGAAGAATGCCGATCTCTTGCTCCGGAATATCGGCGAAATTCTCCAGGAACAGCATGGTGTCGCTGAACTGATCACATACCGGAAGCAGAGTATCTCGGTGCCGGTCGATCCAGCAGCCATCTCCGAGCTCCGGAAGCGATGCGACTTTGCGATCGCCGCGATCGGTGACTGAGGGTCATGCAGCGCGGCCAGTGTGGCCGATGCGATCCGTTTCGAAGAGCAGGGGATCCCCTCAGCAGCGATCATCACCGAGGCCTTCCGGACCACAGCGGATGCCATGGCGCAAGCGCAAGGGATGCCTGATTATCCGTACGCGGTAATCCCGCATCCGGTCAGCAGCCTCAGCCCGGAGGAAGTCCGACAACGGGCTGAACAAGTAGTTCCTGAACTGCTTCGGCTGCTGGGAGTCGAGGACGCTGCCGCGGAGGGACGACATGAGCGTGCATCAGATGGCTGA
- a CDS encoding 3-oxoacid CoA-transferase subunit B has translation MPLTREGIAYRIAHDLPDGSFVNLGFGMPSLVTHFLPLGKTVLIHSENGILGAGPKAPPGQEDPDLVNANGDFVTLVPGASLFDHALSFTIVRGGHLTHAVLGALQVSRRGDLANWRIPGARVPGVGGAMDIAVGAQRVWVAMTHTTDHGEPKIVEECTYPLTAPRCVQRIYTDLAVLSVVGGELLLEEVAPGVTVQDVTARTGASLTIPSRVPTMDIPAELAGIQLVTV, from the coding sequence ATGCCGCTGACACGCGAGGGAATTGCCTACCGTATCGCCCATGATCTCCCCGACGGCAGCTTCGTCAACCTCGGCTTCGGTATGCCGTCACTCGTTACGCACTTTTTGCCACTCGGGAAAACCGTGCTCATTCATAGCGAGAACGGCATTCTCGGTGCCGGCCCCAAGGCACCCCCGGGTCAAGAAGATCCTGATCTCGTCAACGCTAACGGCGACTTCGTCACGCTCGTTCCGGGTGCGAGTCTTTTCGACCATGCACTGTCGTTCACGATTGTTCGAGGAGGTCACTTGACGCATGCCGTGCTCGGTGCTCTTCAAGTCTCGCGCCGGGGCGATCTGGCGAACTGGCGCATCCCTGGTGCTCGTGTTCCAGGGGTCGGCGGCGCCATGGACATCGCCGTCGGAGCACAACGTGTCTGGGTAGCGATGACACATACCACCGATCACGGCGAGCCGAAGATCGTTGAAGAGTGCACCTATCCGCTGACTGCGCCGCGTTGTGTCCAGCGAATCTACACGGATCTCGCTGTTCTTTCCGTCGTGGGCGGCGAACTCCTCCTCGAGGAAGTCGCACCGGGCGTCACGGTCCAAGACGTTACCGCGCGCACCGGTGCATCGCTGACCATTCCGTCTCGCGTGCCGACGATGGACATTCCAGCTGAATTGGCCGGTATCCAACTGGTGACGGTCTGA
- a CDS encoding CoA transferase subunit A, with product MDRVVASCDEAVADIPNGASIMIGGFGPPGVPVNLVRALRQRGLHDLVLIYCGGGTEEDGIGGLIADGAVRKLITSFPVHPGAHAVRERYLQGEIELEVVPQGTFVERIRAAGAGLGGFYSPTGVGTELAAGKEVRLIDGRAFVLELPLPADYALIKAFRADQWGNLVYRRTMRNFNPIMATAARMVIAEVDEVVPVGSLSPEEIETPCLFVDRVVEVPRDWFRHATSAERR from the coding sequence ATGGACAGAGTTGTCGCGAGTTGTGACGAAGCGGTCGCCGATATCCCGAACGGCGCATCGATCATGATCGGGGGTTTTGGGCCGCCCGGAGTTCCCGTCAACCTGGTCCGGGCGCTTCGGCAGCGAGGGCTGCACGACCTCGTCCTCATCTACTGCGGTGGCGGCACGGAGGAGGACGGCATCGGCGGACTGATCGCTGACGGTGCAGTCCGCAAGCTGATCACCTCGTTTCCAGTTCACCCTGGCGCACACGCGGTTCGGGAGCGCTATCTCCAGGGTGAGATCGAGCTGGAGGTCGTGCCCCAGGGGACATTCGTCGAGCGTATCCGTGCGGCGGGAGCCGGCCTGGGTGGATTCTATTCCCCGACTGGCGTCGGAACCGAGTTGGCCGCAGGGAAAGAAGTGCGCCTGATCGACGGACGCGCCTTTGTCTTGGAACTTCCGCTCCCAGCCGATTACGCCCTCATCAAGGCCTTTCGGGCTGACCAGTGGGGCAACCTCGTCTACCGGCGCACCATGCGGAACTTCAATCCGATCATGGCCACAGCCGCTCGGATGGTGATCGCTGAAGTCGATGAAGTCGTTCCGGTCGGTTCCCTCTCACCCGAGGAAATCGAAACACCGTGTCTTTTTGTCGACCGAGTCGTTGAGGTGCCGCGTGACTGGTTCCGACACGCAACATCCGCTGAACGACGGTGA
- a CDS encoding ATP-dependent helicase, with the protein MLEERGNARGEPGSEDRSVTGEPERGGPFQMAGERLVPFSGMERILIGLDADQCVAVTTTEGPVLVVAGPGSGKTRVLTHRVAYLIGSGRARPWQIVAVTFTNKAAREIRERLGGLLGTESAQLVQAGTFHSLCVRILRRDGYRIGLEPAFTIYDEEDQLALVKQALRDLGLDPQRFSPRMLLGRLSRAKNDQHSPSDLQSMAQSYWDEVAARVYERYAQYLQRAQAVDFDDLLLRTVELFTEYPDVLAHYQDRWRYLQVDEYQDTNRLQYQLVRQLASGHRNLCVVGDPDQSIYSWRQADIRNILEFQRDFPDATVIRLGRNYRSTPQIVAAADAVIRVNRQRIERPLWTENPPGPPIRLLACWDEQQEAEMVVSEIDRLVRTGNARYRDIAVLYRINAQSRSVEEALVRRQIPYQVIGGVRFYERKEIKDALALLRVLVNPRDWLSLRRVLSETAFGRGIGEKTLLQLEQWGQRQQCSPADVLLLLVEEREEAPALAAATVRRLRELGGELVRLRAAMVEHPASQLFDLALERSGLAARYRDASDPTERERWENLVQLRSVLERYDTVPAAEGLPLFLEEAALVAAIDEAEMSGDQVTLLTLHAAKGLEFPVVFLIGVEEGLLPHARALESEAELEEERRLFYVGITRAKERLYLSYCSSRNRFGLRERCLPSHFLDDLPPDVVEAGSRASERVPRVAPPAGGHAGPVESSAPVVPRLRAGQRVFHPAFGDGFVVAVREQAGDQEVTVQFKRHGTKTLLASLAKLVVEE; encoded by the coding sequence ATGCTCGAGGAGCGGGGGAATGCGCGTGGGGAACCGGGAAGCGAGGACCGTTCCGTAACCGGCGAGCCTGAGCGGGGCGGGCCATTCCAGATGGCGGGCGAGCGGCTTGTGCCGTTTTCCGGAATGGAACGGATCCTCATTGGCTTAGATGCGGATCAGTGCGTGGCGGTCACGACGACCGAGGGTCCGGTACTCGTGGTGGCTGGTCCAGGAAGTGGCAAGACGCGCGTGCTGACGCATCGCGTCGCATATCTCATCGGTAGCGGCCGGGCTCGACCGTGGCAGATCGTCGCCGTGACCTTCACCAACAAAGCAGCACGGGAGATCCGGGAGCGTCTCGGGGGCCTCCTCGGAACCGAATCAGCACAACTCGTGCAGGCGGGCACCTTTCACAGTCTGTGCGTTCGTATTCTCCGACGTGATGGGTATCGGATCGGGCTCGAGCCGGCGTTCACTATCTATGACGAGGAGGACCAACTGGCGCTCGTCAAGCAGGCCTTGCGCGATCTCGGCCTCGATCCGCAGCGGTTCTCCCCGCGCATGCTGCTCGGACGTCTCTCGCGGGCCAAGAACGACCAGCACAGCCCGAGCGATCTCCAATCGATGGCCCAGAGCTATTGGGACGAAGTCGCTGCTCGCGTCTACGAGCGCTATGCCCAGTACCTCCAGCGCGCTCAGGCCGTCGATTTCGACGACCTTCTCCTCCGCACTGTCGAACTGTTCACCGAGTACCCGGACGTGCTCGCCCACTATCAGGACCGCTGGCGCTACCTGCAGGTCGACGAGTACCAGGACACGAACCGGTTGCAGTATCAACTGGTGCGCCAACTCGCCAGCGGGCACCGGAACCTCTGTGTCGTGGGTGATCCTGATCAATCGATCTACAGCTGGCGGCAGGCGGATATCCGTAACATTCTCGAGTTCCAGCGCGACTTCCCTGATGCGACCGTCATTCGTCTCGGACGCAATTACCGCTCGACGCCGCAAATCGTCGCGGCTGCCGATGCCGTAATTCGCGTCAATCGCCAGCGGATCGAGCGCCCACTGTGGACCGAGAATCCCCCTGGTCCGCCGATCCGCTTGCTGGCTTGCTGGGACGAGCAGCAGGAAGCGGAGATGGTGGTGAGCGAGATCGATCGCTTGGTGCGGACAGGGAACGCACGATATCGCGATATCGCAGTCTTGTACCGCATCAACGCCCAGAGTCGCTCCGTCGAGGAAGCGCTGGTTCGACGTCAGATCCCTTACCAGGTCATCGGCGGGGTCCGCTTCTACGAGCGGAAAGAGATCAAAGACGCGTTGGCATTGCTGCGCGTGCTGGTCAATCCGCGTGATTGGCTCAGCCTGCGGCGAGTCCTGAGCGAGACAGCGTTCGGACGGGGGATCGGGGAGAAGACGCTGCTGCAGCTGGAGCAATGGGGGCAACGCCAGCAGTGCTCGCCCGCGGACGTGCTGCTGCTCCTGGTCGAGGAACGGGAGGAAGCACCAGCACTGGCGGCCGCGACAGTCCGTCGACTCCGGGAACTCGGCGGCGAGCTTGTCCGATTGCGGGCAGCGATGGTCGAGCATCCGGCGAGCCAGCTCTTCGACCTCGCGCTGGAACGGAGCGGGTTGGCGGCACGTTACCGGGATGCGAGTGACCCCACCGAGCGGGAACGATGGGAAAACCTGGTCCAGCTGCGCAGCGTGCTCGAGCGGTACGATACGGTCCCCGCAGCAGAGGGGCTGCCGCTGTTCCTCGAGGAAGCGGCGCTGGTGGCCGCCATCGACGAAGCGGAGATGAGTGGCGATCAGGTGACCTTGCTCACGTTGCATGCAGCCAAGGGACTGGAGTTTCCCGTTGTCTTTCTGATCGGTGTCGAAGAAGGTCTGTTGCCGCATGCCCGAGCGTTGGAGAGCGAGGCCGAGCTGGAAGAAGAGCGTCGGTTGTTTTACGTGGGCATCACCCGGGCGAAAGAGCGCTTGTACCTGAGCTATTGCAGTTCGCGCAACCGTTTCGGCCTGCGCGAGCGTTGTTTGCCGTCACATTTTCTCGATGACTTGCCACCCGACGTGGTGGAAGCTGGTAGTCGAGCGAGCGAACGGGTGCCTAGGGTGGCACCGCCAGCGGGCGGTCATGCAGGACCGGTGGAGAGCAGCGCCCCAGTTGTACCGCGGTTGCGAGCCGGGCAACGCGTTTTCCACCCGGCATTCGGCGATGGGTTCGTCGTGGCAGTGCGCGAACAGGCTGGCGATCAGGAAGTGACAGTGCAGTTCAAACGACACGGAACCAAGACGCTGCTCGCGAGCCTTGCCAAGCTGGTCGTCGAGGAGTAA
- the ppdK gene encoding pyruvate, phosphate dikinase yields MVSVATGRRWVFLFREGNAQLRDLLGGKGANLAEMTRIGLPVPPGFTVSTRACVAYLQGGRRMPEGLWEEVLEGLRDIEQQIGRRFGDPVQPLLVSVRSGAKFSMPGMMDTILNVGLTDETVLGLAAMTANERFAYDCYRRLIQMFGKVVLDIPSERFEDALDELKRELGVIHDYEIPAEHLQRLVQAYKEIVQQATGTPFPQDPFEQLRRAILAVFESWNNRRAIDYRNAHGIPHDLGTAANVQAMVFGNLGPDSATGVAFTRNPSTGEKGIFGEYLTNAQGEDVVAGIRTPQPIQEMAKDPLLRGAYEQLLDVADRLERHYRDMQDLEFTVERGKLWMLQTRTGKRTGRAAVKIAVDMVHEGLIDPREAVLRVSPDHLDQLLHPMLDPSWKGEPLAKGLPASPGAASGKVVFDADEAKVLGDRGEAVILVRLETSPDDFHGMLAARGILTARGGMTSHAAVVARGIGKPAVVGCSALVVDYERQEFRVGDVVVRRGDVITIDGSTGAVLLGEVPTIPPSVGGDLAELLDWADQFRRLRVRANADTPEDAAKARELGAEGIGLCRTEHMFFQGDRIWAMREMIMATTPEERRAALAKLEPMQREDFVGIFKAMAGFPVTIRTLDPPLHEFLPKHEEEIQAMAERLGVSPEAIRAKVQALTEANPMLGHRGCRLGITAPEITEMQARAIFTAALQCAAEGIEVHPEIMVPLVSDVRELMVQREIIDRVARQLFAEAGREIPYSIGTMIEVPRAALTASEIAREAEFFSFGTNDLTQMTYGISRDDAGRFLPYYLEHGIYPADPFQTLDRAGVGRLIEIARDGGRATRPAIKLGICGEHGGDPASIRFCHEVGLDYVSASPYRVPIARLAAAQAALGLREGDV; encoded by the coding sequence ATGGTATCCGTCGCGACTGGGCGGCGCTGGGTATTTCTCTTCCGGGAGGGCAACGCGCAGCTGCGCGATTTGCTCGGTGGCAAGGGTGCGAACTTGGCCGAAATGACGCGTATCGGCCTTCCGGTGCCCCCTGGCTTTACCGTCAGTACCCGAGCGTGCGTCGCCTACCTGCAGGGTGGCCGTCGGATGCCGGAAGGGCTCTGGGAGGAAGTCCTGGAGGGGCTACGGGATATCGAGCAGCAGATCGGACGTCGATTCGGTGATCCGGTGCAACCACTTCTCGTCTCTGTGCGTTCCGGGGCCAAGTTCTCCATGCCGGGCATGATGGATACGATCCTCAATGTTGGCCTCACCGATGAGACAGTGCTTGGCCTGGCGGCTATGACCGCGAACGAGCGGTTCGCCTACGATTGCTACCGCCGGCTGATTCAGATGTTCGGCAAAGTCGTGCTGGATATTCCCTCCGAACGCTTCGAGGATGCGCTCGACGAGCTCAAGCGCGAACTCGGAGTCATCCACGATTACGAAATTCCAGCGGAACATCTGCAGCGACTGGTTCAGGCTTACAAGGAGATCGTCCAGCAAGCGACGGGAACCCCCTTCCCCCAGGATCCGTTCGAGCAACTGCGACGGGCAATCCTGGCTGTCTTCGAGTCATGGAACAACCGGCGGGCGATCGATTATCGCAACGCACACGGGATCCCGCATGATCTCGGCACGGCGGCGAATGTTCAGGCGATGGTCTTCGGTAACCTCGGGCCGGATTCCGCGACTGGTGTCGCCTTCACGCGCAACCCGAGCACCGGTGAAAAAGGAATCTTCGGCGAATATTTGACGAATGCGCAAGGGGAAGATGTCGTTGCTGGTATCCGCACCCCGCAACCGATTCAAGAGATGGCCAAGGACCCGCTGCTTCGTGGTGCGTACGAGCAATTGCTCGACGTCGCTGATCGCCTGGAGCGTCACTACCGTGACATGCAGGATCTCGAGTTCACGGTCGAGCGCGGCAAGTTGTGGATGCTCCAGACACGCACCGGCAAGCGGACAGGCCGAGCAGCAGTCAAGATCGCCGTCGACATGGTCCACGAAGGGTTGATCGATCCACGGGAAGCAGTGTTGCGCGTCTCACCGGACCACCTCGACCAGCTGCTCCACCCGATGCTGGACCCGTCGTGGAAGGGTGAGCCACTCGCCAAGGGTCTGCCAGCGAGTCCCGGTGCGGCTAGCGGGAAAGTGGTGTTCGACGCTGACGAGGCCAAGGTACTCGGTGATCGCGGTGAGGCGGTGATCCTGGTCCGGTTAGAGACCTCACCGGATGACTTCCACGGCATGCTGGCAGCGCGTGGCATCTTGACGGCACGTGGGGGCATGACCAGCCATGCTGCGGTGGTAGCGCGCGGGATCGGGAAACCGGCGGTCGTCGGTTGCTCTGCACTGGTCGTGGACTACGAACGACAAGAGTTTCGTGTCGGTGACGTCGTCGTCCGCCGGGGCGACGTGATCACGATCGATGGCTCGACCGGTGCCGTCCTGCTCGGCGAAGTGCCGACCATCCCGCCGAGTGTCGGTGGAGACCTGGCGGAACTGCTCGACTGGGCTGATCAGTTCCGCCGGCTGCGGGTCAGGGCGAATGCCGATACGCCGGAAGATGCCGCGAAGGCACGCGAGTTGGGGGCCGAGGGCATCGGACTGTGCCGCACCGAGCACATGTTCTTCCAGGGTGATCGCATCTGGGCCATGCGCGAGATGATCATGGCGACAACTCCGGAAGAGCGGCGCGCTGCGCTTGCCAAGCTGGAGCCAATGCAGCGTGAGGACTTCGTGGGGATCTTCAAGGCGATGGCGGGCTTCCCTGTCACGATTCGCACCCTGGATCCACCGTTGCACGAGTTCCTGCCGAAGCACGAGGAGGAAATCCAGGCCATGGCGGAACGGCTAGGGGTCTCGCCGGAGGCGATCCGTGCGAAAGTCCAGGCACTCACCGAGGCCAATCCGATGCTCGGTCATCGCGGTTGTCGTCTCGGGATCACTGCTCCGGAGATCACCGAGATGCAAGCACGCGCGATCTTCACTGCCGCGCTCCAGTGCGCTGCCGAAGGCATCGAGGTCCATCCGGAAATCATGGTGCCCCTGGTCTCGGACGTTCGCGAACTCATGGTGCAACGCGAGATCATCGATCGGGTGGCGCGACAGCTTTTCGCAGAGGCAGGACGAGAGATTCCGTACTCGATCGGAACGATGATCGAGGTTCCGCGTGCAGCGCTCACTGCGAGTGAGATCGCTCGGGAAGCGGAGTTCTTCAGTTTCGGTACCAACGACCTCACGCAGATGACGTACGGGATCTCGCGCGATGATGCTGGCCGCTTCCTTCCCTACTATCTGGAACACGGAATCTATCCGGCTGATCCGTTCCAGACGCTCGATCGCGCTGGCGTCGGTCGCCTCATCGAGATCGCTCGTGATGGCGGCCGAGCGACCCGGCCAGCGATCAAACTCGGCATCTGCGGTGAACACGGTGGGGATCCCGCCAGCATTCGCTTCTGCCACGAGGTTGGGCTCGATTACGTCTCGGCTTCTCCCTATCGCGTACCGATCGCGCGACTCGCTGCCGCGCAAGCGGCGCTCGGCTTGCGCGAAGGGGACGTTTGA
- a CDS encoding ring-cleaving dioxygenase, which yields MPEREILGIHHVTAVTGRATENVRFYTRVLGLRLVKKTVNQDDVSAYHLFYADAVGSPGTDVTFFDWPNLPPHRSGSGEIARIALRVDNAAALEWWVEWLQQHGVPGVEWGNYAGRQAVFFRDFEGQRLALVDDGGTVGGTPRDRSPVPPAYQIKGIFAVSLVVRSLEPTARVLTEVLGFRLRQEERSHARTALFEVGPGGPGALIVVEERPDQPRAQLGTGGVHHVAFRVSDDAAHQAWRARIAQAGIPVTPQIDRFYFRSLYFREPGGILFELATDGPGFAIDEDLEHLGERLSLPPFLEPRRAEIEANLRPLEPIEA from the coding sequence ATGCCGGAACGCGAGATACTGGGGATTCATCACGTTACAGCGGTCACGGGACGTGCCACAGAAAATGTGCGTTTCTATACGCGTGTGCTTGGACTCCGTCTCGTCAAGAAGACGGTCAACCAGGACGATGTGTCAGCATATCATCTGTTTTATGCCGATGCTGTCGGGAGTCCAGGTACGGATGTCACCTTTTTCGACTGGCCCAACTTGCCGCCGCATCGTTCCGGCTCTGGGGAGATCGCACGCATCGCATTGCGGGTGGATAACGCAGCGGCGCTGGAGTGGTGGGTCGAGTGGTTACAGCAGCATGGTGTACCGGGCGTGGAGTGGGGAAACTACGCTGGGCGGCAGGCCGTATTCTTCCGGGACTTCGAGGGGCAACGCTTGGCCCTCGTCGACGATGGTGGGACGGTCGGTGGCACGCCGCGGGATCGGTCGCCGGTACCTCCTGCCTACCAGATCAAGGGGATCTTTGCGGTTTCGCTCGTTGTGCGCTCGCTCGAGCCGACCGCACGTGTGTTGACGGAAGTGTTAGGATTTCGCCTTCGGCAGGAAGAACGCTCTCACGCACGAACCGCTCTCTTCGAGGTCGGGCCGGGTGGTCCGGGAGCACTGATCGTGGTCGAGGAACGCCCCGATCAGCCTCGGGCGCAGCTCGGAACCGGTGGTGTCCACCATGTCGCTTTTCGCGTTTCCGATGATGCTGCGCATCAGGCGTGGCGTGCCCGGATCGCCCAAGCTGGCATTCCGGTCACCCCGCAGATCGACCGATTCTACTTTCGTTCCCTGTATTTCCGCGAACCAGGAGGTATTCTCTTCGAGCTCGCCACGGATGGGCCCGGTTTTGCCATCGACGAGGATCTCGAGCACCTGGGTGAACGCTTGTCGCTCCCGCCGTTCCTCGAGCCGCGGCGGGCAGAGATCGAAGCGAACCTCCGACCACTCGAGCCGATCGAGGCTTGA
- a CDS encoding superoxide dismutase — MPYELPPLPYPYDALEPYIDARTMEIHHTGHHGAYVRNVNAALEKHPEIPGMPIEELLRRINEVPEDIRTAVRNNGGGHANHTIFWQIMGPNAGGEPTGELAQAIAETFGSFQQFKEQFSAAAAGVFGSGWAWLVLDQNGKLQIITRPNQDSPYMDNLYPVMGLDVWEHAYYLKYQNRRPEYIANWWNVVNWDAVAQRYREGLKR, encoded by the coding sequence ATGCCGTACGAACTCCCACCGCTGCCGTATCCGTACGACGCGCTCGAGCCCTACATCGATGCGCGCACGATGGAGATTCATCACACCGGGCATCATGGAGCCTACGTGCGCAACGTGAACGCGGCGCTCGAAAAGCACCCAGAAATCCCGGGCATGCCGATCGAGGAACTCCTGCGCCGCATCAACGAAGTGCCTGAGGATATCAGGACCGCTGTCCGCAACAACGGTGGAGGCCACGCCAACCATACCATTTTCTGGCAGATCATGGGTCCCAACGCTGGTGGTGAACCGACCGGAGAGCTGGCGCAGGCGATCGCTGAAACGTTCGGGAGCTTCCAGCAGTTCAAGGAACAGTTCTCGGCAGCTGCCGCAGGGGTCTTCGGTTCAGGATGGGCGTGGTTGGTACTCGATCAGAACGGCAAGCTCCAAATCATTACCAGGCCCAATCAAGACAGCCCCTACATGGACAACCTCTATCCCGTGATGGGGCTGGACGTCTGGGAGCATGCCTATTACCTCAAGTACCAGAACCGCCGTCCTGAGTACATCGCGAACTGGTGGAACGTGGTCAACTGGGACGCGGTGGCCCAGCGCTATCGTGAGGGTCTCAAGCGCTGA